DNA sequence from the Myxococcaceae bacterium JPH2 genome:
GGCCTCGCCGCCATCGGCCACCCGAGCGGGCGCGGCGGGCGCCGGGGTGCCCATGTCGAGCGAGATCTCCTCCGCGCCACTCGGCTCGGGCAGGGAGTCCTCGATGCTGATGCTCTCGACCGGAGCAGGACGCGCCGCCGCGGGCTGAGCCGCCGGCGTTCCCAGTCCGAACGGATCCCGAGCACGGGCCGCGGGAGGCGGCGCGGCGGGAGGCAGCGGCGAGCCCCCTGGAGGACGCGGGAAGCCACCCGGAATGTTCGCGGCAGGAGCCCCAGGACGGGCGGCCATGCCCGGCGGCGGAGCCCCCGGAGCGCCCGGACGCGGCGGCAGGCCCGCGCCCCCCGGAGGCGGCGGAACACCCGGCCCCGCGGGACGCGCACCCGCGCCCGGCGGCATCCCAGGCCCCGGAGGACGCGCGCCCGGAGGCATCGCGCCCGGCGG
Encoded proteins:
- a CDS encoding response regulator; its protein translation is PPGAMPPGARPPGPGMPPGAGARPAGPGVPPPPGGAGLPPRPGAPGAPPPGMAARPGAPAANIPGGFPRPPGGSPLPPAAPPPAARARDPFGLGTPAAQPAAARPAPVESISIEDSLPEPSGAEEISLDMGTPAPAAPARVADGGEAVLREALSKASRDVIEKIAWEVVPQLAETIIRQELERLIKDRETQH